From a region of the Halolamina sp. CBA1230 genome:
- a CDS encoding type IV pilin: MLPALPSPTDDDRGVSPALGTVLLVGITVAVAALVGATLFGQAAALAGPPPTASFDVTAEGDRITLSHEGGDPADLDALRVEISIDGEEIAHQPPVPFFASEGFHGGPSGAFNPETDDEWAVGETTTLEVAGTNDPTPEPGARLTVELFHGGQRFASLSTQVG, from the coding sequence GTGCTCCCTGCGCTCCCCTCGCCGACGGACGACGACCGCGGGGTCTCGCCGGCGCTCGGGACGGTGCTGCTCGTCGGGATCACCGTCGCGGTCGCCGCACTCGTCGGCGCCACCCTGTTCGGGCAGGCCGCCGCGCTGGCCGGACCGCCGCCGACGGCGTCGTTCGACGTGACTGCCGAGGGTGACCGGATCACGCTCAGCCACGAAGGCGGTGACCCGGCCGACCTCGACGCGCTGCGGGTCGAGATCAGTATCGACGGCGAGGAGATCGCTCACCAGCCACCGGTGCCTTTCTTCGCAAGCGAAGGGTTCCACGGCGGCCCAAGCGGCGCGTTCAACCCCGAGACCGACGACGAGTGGGCCGTCGGCGAGACGACGACGCTCGAGGTCGCGGGGACGAACGACCCCACGCCGGAGCCGGGCGCACGGCTGACGGTCGAGTTGTTCCACGGCGGGCAGCGGTTCGCGTCGCTCTCGACGCAGGTGGGCTGA
- a CDS encoding VOC family protein: protein MSTDTDRLPAATRIGRTALRVDDLGEMVAFYRDVVGFRTLAESSSRAVLGVADTPLLVLEADAEAAARPAESAGLYHNAFRVPSRAALGDALGRVREQWELTGASDHRVSEALYLSDPEGNGVEIYRDFPREEWPHSDDGRVRMGTEPLDLEAVASAAAGELALPAGTDVGHVHLEVCSLEAFTDFAVDTVGFEPQTTLPSARFVSAGGYHHHLGANTWHRRTEPASGAGLAWFEVVVPDDGALDALRDRLAANGDEPTAVDGGVAVTGPDDIELRFRAE from the coding sequence ATGTCCACCGACACAGACCGGCTGCCGGCGGCGACACGTATCGGCCGAACCGCGCTCCGCGTCGACGATCTCGGGGAGATGGTCGCGTTCTACCGGGACGTAGTGGGGTTCCGGACGCTCGCCGAATCGTCGTCGCGGGCAGTTCTCGGCGTCGCGGACACGCCGCTGCTCGTGCTCGAAGCGGACGCCGAAGCGGCCGCTCGCCCGGCGGAGAGCGCCGGACTCTACCACAACGCGTTCCGGGTTCCCTCGCGCGCGGCGCTTGGCGACGCGCTGGGCCGGGTTCGAGAGCAGTGGGAGCTCACCGGCGCGTCGGACCACCGCGTCAGCGAGGCGCTGTACCTCTCGGACCCGGAGGGGAACGGCGTCGAGATCTACCGCGACTTCCCGCGCGAGGAGTGGCCCCACAGCGACGACGGCCGCGTCCGGATGGGGACGGAGCCGCTCGACCTCGAGGCCGTAGCCAGCGCCGCGGCGGGGGAGTTGGCGCTGCCCGCGGGAACGGACGTGGGCCACGTCCACCTCGAGGTGTGCTCGCTCGAGGCGTTCACCGACTTCGCCGTCGACACGGTCGGCTTCGAGCCCCAGACGACGCTGCCGTCGGCGCGGTTCGTCTCCGCGGGTGGGTACCACCACCATCTCGGCGCGAACACGTGGCACCGTCGCACCGAACCGGCGTCCGGCGCCGGGCTGGCGTGGTTCGAGGTCGTGGTTCCGGACGACGGCGCGCTCGACGCGCTCCGGGACCGACTCGCGGCGAACGGGGACGAGCCGACGGCGGTCGACGGCGGCGTCGCCGTCACGGGGCCGGACGACATCGAGCTCCGGTTCCGTGCGGAGTGA
- a CDS encoding radical SAM protein encodes MISKGCEQCAKGGKMVMFVYGYCDQRDCFYCPLGENRKNVEQVYANERPVESDEDVLTEAKRMDALGSSITGGEPQEVLERTCHYIELLKDEFGEDHHIHLYTGIPGGRENMRRLAEAGLDEIRFHPPLELWGDMHGTEWEEILYIAREEGLTPAFEIPGIRPEPEFMELIDEGAAEFCNVNEFEMSDGNYRRMQEEGFERKEGHMSAVEDSRGDILDVMGDHEKVYFCTSVFKDAAQHRRRLKRMAKNVRREFDEVTDDGTLVYGKSYADPERFEALGVPEEFYTVKSDHVEVAWWLLEEMIDDGDVEEGEIVEQYPNYDGTVVERTPLA; translated from the coding sequence ATGATCTCGAAGGGCTGTGAACAGTGCGCCAAGGGCGGCAAGATGGTGATGTTCGTCTACGGCTACTGTGACCAGCGGGACTGTTTCTACTGTCCCCTCGGCGAGAACCGCAAGAACGTCGAGCAGGTGTACGCCAACGAGCGGCCCGTCGAGAGCGACGAGGACGTGCTCACCGAGGCCAAGCGCATGGACGCGCTGGGCTCCTCCATCACCGGCGGGGAGCCCCAGGAGGTGCTGGAGCGGACCTGCCACTACATCGAACTGCTGAAAGACGAGTTCGGCGAGGACCACCACATCCACCTCTACACCGGGATCCCGGGCGGCCGGGAGAACATGCGCCGACTCGCCGAAGCCGGACTCGACGAGATCCGCTTCCACCCGCCGCTCGAACTCTGGGGCGACATGCACGGCACCGAGTGGGAGGAGATCCTCTACATCGCCCGCGAGGAGGGGCTGACGCCGGCGTTCGAGATCCCGGGCATCCGGCCCGAGCCGGAGTTCATGGAGCTCATCGACGAGGGCGCCGCCGAGTTCTGTAACGTCAACGAGTTCGAGATGTCCGACGGGAACTACCGCCGGATGCAGGAGGAGGGGTTCGAGCGCAAGGAGGGCCACATGAGCGCCGTCGAGGACAGCCGCGGCGACATCCTCGACGTGATGGGCGACCACGAGAAGGTGTACTTCTGCACCTCGGTGTTCAAAGACGCCGCCCAGCACCGCCGCCGGCTGAAGCGGATGGCCAAGAACGTGCGCCGGGAGTTCGACGAGGTCACCGACGACGGGACGCTCGTCTACGGCAAGAGCTACGCCGACCCCGAGCGCTTCGAGGCGCTGGGCGTGCCCGAGGAGTTCTACACCGTGAAGTCCGACCACGTCGAGGTGGCGTGGTGGCTGCTGGAGGAGATGATCGACGACGGCGACGTTGAGGAGGGGGAGATCGTCGAGCAGTACCCCAACTACGACGGGACCGTGGTCGAGCGGACGCCGTTGGCTTGA
- a CDS encoding V-type ATP synthase subunit I — translation MLRPKRMSKLSVTGSKQVMGSVVEVVHDANVLDVSEYDGSWDGFEPGDPEGEAEQASERLVTVRSIESMLGVDAESVDADRPITDAEIEEQLPEIRDRVNELDDERDALRDELRGVEERLDEARPFVDLGIDLNLLSGYDSLDVAVGRGDEESIERVLLDADGVQQYEIFSGDDVLAVFVYPSEHAEDVLDDALVGAAFTAIDVPDAEVAPESYVRELESEKQRIESDIADLEDELDELRSRHAEFLLAAEEHLSIQVQKAEAPLSFATTANAFVAEGWIPTEEYERVTAMLKDDLGDRIEVEEVERAAFKSDGEAVHEHGEAVADGGTTIGSDEPPVVQDNNGLVQPFEVLVEAIGRPNYREFDPTALLFLTFPLMFGFMIGDVGYGLVYTAIGGYLYTQFDSRGFKSMGGVTIAAGLFTIVFGVLYGEIFGLHLVSEWVWGGHSPLHKGLIPKYGYWVPAWILISAMAALVHLNIGYVLGFFEELQFHGLREAATEKLSWILAMNGLWVFIASRWAEGSKPDFIFTAFDSGPEAAFALEFSGFPVIVGQAGIGVFVLGAALLAMGSVAELVEIFDTLVNVLSYARLAAVLLAKAGMAFAVNLFFFGVYVDEGGGWHFGHSGMPDAEAVAALGPGETLGYHGYEVTEIMFGGLMHGGIASLLGGIVILVFGHLLVLALGVTSAGLQAVRLEYYEFFSKFFDGGGREYEPFGHERVHSRDE, via the coding sequence ATGCTCAGGCCTAAACGGATGAGCAAGCTCTCGGTGACCGGCTCCAAGCAGGTGATGGGGTCGGTCGTCGAGGTCGTCCACGACGCGAACGTGCTCGACGTCTCCGAGTACGACGGGTCGTGGGACGGGTTCGAGCCGGGCGACCCGGAGGGCGAGGCCGAGCAGGCCTCCGAGCGCCTGGTCACCGTGCGGTCGATCGAGAGCATGCTCGGCGTCGACGCCGAGTCGGTCGACGCCGACCGCCCGATCACCGACGCGGAGATCGAGGAGCAGCTCCCCGAGATCCGGGACCGCGTCAACGAGCTCGACGACGAGCGCGACGCGCTCCGCGACGAGCTCCGGGGCGTCGAGGAGCGCCTCGACGAGGCGCGACCGTTCGTCGACCTGGGGATCGATCTGAACCTGCTGTCGGGGTACGACAGCCTCGACGTCGCGGTCGGCCGCGGCGACGAGGAGTCGATCGAGCGCGTACTGCTCGACGCCGACGGCGTCCAGCAGTACGAGATCTTCTCCGGCGACGACGTGCTCGCGGTGTTCGTCTACCCCAGCGAGCACGCCGAGGACGTGCTCGACGACGCGCTCGTGGGCGCGGCGTTCACGGCGATCGACGTGCCGGACGCCGAGGTCGCCCCCGAGTCCTACGTCCGGGAGCTCGAGAGCGAGAAACAGCGTATCGAGTCCGACATCGCGGATCTCGAGGACGAACTCGACGAGCTCCGGAGCCGCCACGCCGAGTTCCTGCTGGCCGCCGAGGAGCATCTCTCGATCCAGGTTCAGAAGGCCGAGGCGCCGCTCTCCTTCGCGACGACGGCCAACGCGTTCGTCGCTGAGGGATGGATCCCGACCGAGGAGTACGAACGGGTCACCGCCATGCTGAAGGACGACCTCGGCGACCGGATCGAGGTCGAGGAGGTCGAGCGCGCCGCGTTCAAGTCCGACGGCGAGGCCGTCCACGAACACGGCGAAGCGGTCGCCGACGGCGGCACCACCATCGGCTCCGACGAGCCCCCGGTCGTGCAGGACAACAACGGGCTGGTCCAGCCGTTCGAGGTGCTGGTCGAGGCGATCGGCCGGCCCAACTACCGGGAGTTCGACCCGACCGCGCTGCTGTTCCTGACGTTCCCGCTGATGTTCGGGTTCATGATCGGGGACGTGGGGTACGGGCTGGTGTACACCGCGATCGGCGGCTACCTCTACACGCAGTTCGACAGTCGCGGCTTCAAGAGCATGGGCGGCGTGACGATCGCCGCCGGCTTGTTCACGATCGTCTTCGGCGTGCTGTACGGCGAGATCTTCGGGCTGCACCTGGTCTCCGAGTGGGTCTGGGGCGGCCACTCGCCGCTGCACAAGGGGCTCATCCCCAAGTACGGCTACTGGGTGCCGGCGTGGATCCTGATCAGCGCCATGGCCGCGCTCGTCCACCTCAACATCGGCTACGTGCTGGGCTTTTTCGAGGAGCTCCAGTTCCACGGGCTGCGTGAGGCCGCCACGGAGAAGCTCTCGTGGATCCTCGCGATGAACGGCCTCTGGGTCTTCATCGCCAGCAGGTGGGCCGAAGGCTCCAAACCCGACTTCATCTTCACCGCGTTCGACAGCGGCCCCGAGGCCGCCTTCGCGCTCGAGTTCAGCGGCTTCCCCGTGATCGTCGGTCAGGCGGGGATCGGCGTGTTCGTCCTGGGCGCCGCGCTGCTCGCGATGGGGTCGGTCGCCGAACTCGTCGAGATCTTCGACACGCTGGTGAACGTGCTCTCCTACGCCCGACTCGCGGCGGTGCTGCTGGCGAAGGCAGGGATGGCGTTCGCGGTCAACCTGTTCTTCTTCGGCGTGTACGTCGACGAGGGTGGCGGCTGGCACTTCGGCCACAGCGGCATGCCCGACGCCGAGGCGGTCGCCGCGCTCGGGCCGGGCGAGACGCTCGGCTACCACGGGTACGAGGTGACCGAGATAATGTTCGGCGGGCTGATGCACGGCGGCATCGCCTCCCTGCTGGGCGGGATCGTCATCCTCGTGTTCGGCCACCTGCTCGTGCTCGCGCTGGGTGTCACCAGCGCCGGCCTGCAGGCGGTGCGTCTCGAGTACTACGAGTTCTTCTCGAAGTTCTTCGACGGCGGCGGCCGCGAGTACGAGCCGTTCGGCCACGAGCGCGTCCACAGCCGCGACGAGTAA
- a CDS encoding methyltransferase domain-containing protein: MGVLEDKSRARTFYKYLSKVYDTVNPLVWNEEMRDEALSRTGIEGGDRVLDVGCGTGFGTEGLLQHTDDVHGLDQSVHQLEKAWAKFGKTDQVKFYRGDAERLPFADDSFDHYWSSGSIEYWPNPVDAIEEARRVTKPGGTVLIVGPDEPSNSLFHKIADAIMLFYDADEADRMFSEAGFPEREHVVMQANPGSPRAIVTIATVPGE; the protein is encoded by the coding sequence ATGGGAGTTCTGGAGGACAAGTCACGGGCACGTACCTTCTACAAGTACCTCTCGAAGGTGTACGACACGGTCAACCCGCTGGTCTGGAACGAGGAGATGCGCGACGAGGCGCTCTCCCGGACCGGTATCGAGGGGGGCGACCGTGTGCTCGACGTGGGCTGTGGCACCGGGTTCGGCACCGAGGGGCTGCTCCAGCACACCGACGACGTCCACGGACTCGACCAGAGCGTCCACCAACTGGAGAAAGCCTGGGCGAAGTTCGGCAAAACCGATCAGGTGAAGTTCTACCGCGGCGACGCCGAACGCCTCCCCTTCGCCGACGACAGTTTCGACCACTACTGGTCCTCCGGGTCGATCGAGTACTGGCCCAACCCCGTCGACGCCATCGAGGAGGCCCGCCGGGTCACCAAACCCGGCGGCACCGTCCTGATCGTCGGCCCGGACGAGCCGAGCAACAGCCTGTTCCACAAGATCGCCGACGCGATCATGCTGTTCTACGACGCCGACGAGGCCGACCGCATGTTCAGCGAGGCGGGGTTCCCCGAGCGCGAACACGTCGTGATGCAGGCAAACCCCGGCAGCCCGCGGGCGATCGTCACGATCGCGACGGTCCCGGGGGAGTAG
- a CDS encoding DUF373 family protein: MLLVLAVDLDDDLGRKTGISTPVLGREDVEDAATRLATADPEDSDVNVLFQALHTRDELAGQSEEVAVAAVTGVDGSDVKANRAVGEEVDTVLAALSTGENVRAVVITDGAQDESVLPVIRSRVPIDGLRRVVVRQAQDLESIYYTIKQVLGDKETRGTLLVPLGVLLLVYPLVLIADAFDVAGISVLGVLSGALGLYTLFRGLGLEEAVDDAVEEVRQLLYAGRVTLITYVVAVALVAIGGWQGYGAVTSEASSLPLPAQAAVFVHAAVSWFAAAGVTSSLGQVTDEYLDDAFRWRYLNAPFYVLAISVVLHAVSGFFLPGEGAMAITDLAIALTAGTLLGVLSTLTFAIAENRFPAGAEAA, translated from the coding sequence ATGCTGTTGGTCCTCGCGGTCGACCTCGACGACGACCTCGGTCGCAAGACCGGGATCTCCACGCCCGTGCTGGGTCGGGAGGACGTCGAGGACGCCGCCACGCGGCTCGCGACCGCCGACCCCGAGGACTCCGACGTGAACGTCCTGTTCCAGGCGCTGCACACCCGCGACGAGCTCGCGGGGCAGAGCGAGGAGGTCGCGGTCGCGGCGGTCACGGGCGTCGACGGCAGCGACGTGAAAGCCAACCGCGCGGTCGGCGAGGAGGTCGACACCGTGCTCGCGGCGCTGTCGACCGGCGAGAACGTCCGCGCGGTCGTGATCACCGACGGCGCACAGGACGAGTCCGTCCTCCCGGTGATCCGCTCGCGGGTGCCGATCGACGGTCTGCGCCGCGTCGTCGTCCGGCAGGCACAGGACCTGGAGTCGATCTACTACACGATCAAGCAGGTGCTCGGCGACAAGGAGACTCGGGGCACGCTGCTCGTCCCGCTCGGCGTGCTCCTGCTCGTCTACCCGCTGGTGCTGATCGCCGACGCGTTCGACGTCGCCGGGATCTCCGTGCTGGGCGTGCTCTCCGGGGCTCTGGGCCTCTACACCCTGTTCCGCGGGCTGGGGCTGGAGGAGGCCGTCGACGACGCCGTCGAGGAGGTGCGCCAGCTGCTGTACGCCGGCCGGGTGACGCTGATCACCTACGTCGTCGCGGTGGCGCTCGTGGCTATCGGCGGCTGGCAGGGGTACGGCGCGGTGACCTCGGAGGCGTCGTCGCTCCCGCTCCCGGCGCAGGCGGCGGTGTTCGTCCACGCGGCGGTGAGCTGGTTCGCGGCCGCGGGCGTCACCTCCAGCCTGGGGCAGGTCACCGACGAGTACCTCGACGACGCGTTCCGCTGGCGCTACCTCAACGCGCCGTTCTACGTGCTCGCGATCAGCGTCGTGCTCCACGCCGTCTCGGGCTTCTTCCTCCCCGGCGAGGGCGCGATGGCGATCACCGACCTCGCGATCGCGTTGACGGCGGGGACGCTGCTGGGCGTGCTGAGCACGCTCACGTTCGCCATCGCGGAGAACCGCTTCCCGGCGGGCGCGGAGGCGGCCTGA
- the ahaH gene encoding ATP synthase archaeal subunit H, translating to MPRPEVLDRIKEAEDDADEIVEEARREKEERIEEAREEAAEIREQAEQEADELEAERLEEARQEIEREKEEILEEAEAEREALVESAEGNIEEAVEYAVDQFEEAVHAQA from the coding sequence ATGCCCAGACCGGAAGTTCTTGATCGGATCAAGGAGGCGGAGGACGACGCCGACGAGATCGTCGAGGAGGCTCGCCGGGAGAAGGAGGAGCGGATCGAGGAGGCCCGCGAGGAGGCGGCCGAGATCCGCGAACAGGCCGAACAGGAGGCCGACGAACTCGAGGCCGAGCGGCTCGAGGAGGCTCGCCAGGAGATCGAACGCGAGAAAGAGGAGATCCTCGAGGAGGCCGAGGCCGAGCGCGAGGCGCTCGTCGAGTCGGCCGAAGGGAACATCGAGGAGGCCGTGGAGTACGCGGTCGACCAGTTCGAGGAGGCGGTGCATGCTCAGGCCTAA
- a CDS encoding electron transfer flavoprotein subunit beta/FixA family protein, whose amino-acid sequence MKILVTVKEVAAVEDDFEIDGLSIDERYLEYDLNEWDDYAVEAAVQIAENADEEVEVVAATIGPERSEETIRMALAKGADRAVRVWDDAIAEQTLFDVDAKVSVFEQVVADEEPDLVLTGVQAADDAFGATGVALANRVGYQWAAVVNDLDYAAGDETATVRRELEGGVEEITEVDLPAVLSIQTGINEPRYASLRGIRQAQQKEIAPHDLSDLGLDAAAVDGALELTEMYEPESESDATIFEGGAEETAAELADVLREKGVVGE is encoded by the coding sequence ATGAAGATTCTGGTGACCGTCAAGGAGGTGGCAGCCGTCGAGGACGACTTCGAGATCGACGGCCTGTCCATCGACGAGCGGTACCTCGAGTACGATCTCAACGAGTGGGACGACTACGCCGTCGAGGCGGCGGTGCAGATCGCCGAGAACGCCGACGAGGAGGTCGAGGTCGTCGCCGCCACGATCGGCCCCGAGCGCAGCGAGGAGACGATCCGGATGGCGCTCGCGAAGGGGGCCGACCGCGCGGTTCGCGTCTGGGACGACGCGATCGCCGAGCAGACGCTGTTCGACGTGGACGCCAAGGTGAGCGTGTTCGAGCAGGTCGTCGCCGATGAGGAGCCGGACCTCGTGCTGACGGGCGTGCAGGCCGCCGACGACGCGTTCGGCGCCACCGGCGTCGCGCTCGCGAACCGTGTCGGCTACCAGTGGGCGGCGGTCGTCAACGACCTCGACTACGCCGCGGGCGACGAGACCGCCACCGTTCGACGCGAACTGGAGGGCGGCGTCGAGGAGATCACCGAGGTTGACCTGCCGGCGGTGCTCTCGATCCAGACCGGGATCAACGAGCCCCGCTACGCCAGCCTCCGGGGGATCCGCCAGGCCCAGCAGAAGGAGATCGCGCCCCACGATCTGAGCGATCTCGGCCTCGACGCCGCGGCCGTCGACGGCGCGCTCGAACTCACGGAGATGTACGAACCCGAGAGCGAGTCCGACGCGACCATCTTCGAGGGCGGCGCCGAGGAGACCGCCGCGGAGTTGGCTGACGTACTGCGGGAGAAGGGGGTGGTCGGCGAATGA
- a CDS encoding polyprenyl synthetase family protein, whose translation METLDRRVELVDERLSALVESVEPPALAERLSHVTLSGGKRVRPAVTLLACEAAGGDPEDAVDFAVGIELVHNASLVVDDIIDRSDIRRGTPSAWAEYGYGPAIVASDGLLGEAFALFSADEHAMGVVAEAMVELGEGEATELVAQPENEAEYMELARRKTGALFRAAAEVGAIAADADGFTVESMGEYAERVGVAFQMRDDVLDATGDADDLGKPAGQDAEMDRPSLIQVTDLTAEEADRRAKAESDRALDALATATVEDGEAREYLEDLAEYVVSRER comes from the coding sequence ATGGAGACGCTCGACCGTCGGGTGGAACTCGTCGACGAGCGCCTGTCGGCGCTCGTCGAGTCCGTGGAGCCCCCCGCGCTGGCCGAGCGACTGTCACACGTCACGCTGTCGGGCGGTAAGCGAGTCCGACCGGCGGTCACGCTGCTGGCCTGCGAGGCCGCCGGCGGCGACCCCGAGGACGCCGTCGACTTCGCGGTGGGGATCGAACTGGTTCACAACGCCTCGCTGGTCGTCGACGACATCATCGACCGCTCGGACATCCGCCGTGGTACCCCCAGCGCGTGGGCGGAGTACGGCTACGGGCCGGCGATCGTCGCCAGCGACGGCCTGCTCGGCGAGGCGTTCGCACTGTTTTCGGCCGACGAGCACGCGATGGGCGTCGTCGCGGAGGCGATGGTCGAACTCGGCGAGGGCGAGGCGACCGAGCTGGTGGCCCAACCCGAGAACGAGGCGGAGTACATGGAGCTCGCCCGCCGGAAGACGGGCGCGCTGTTCCGTGCGGCCGCGGAGGTGGGCGCCATCGCCGCCGACGCCGACGGGTTCACCGTCGAGTCCATGGGCGAGTACGCCGAGCGCGTCGGCGTCGCGTTCCAGATGCGCGACGACGTGCTGGACGCGACCGGCGACGCCGACGACCTGGGCAAGCCCGCGGGACAGGACGCCGAGATGGACCGCCCGTCGCTGATCCAGGTGACCGATCTCACCGCCGAGGAGGCCGATCGGCGGGCGAAGGCGGAGTCGGATCGCGCGCTCGACGCGCTCGCGACCGCGACCGTCGAGGACGGCGAGGCTCGGGAGTACCTCGAAGACCTGGCTGAGTACGTCGTCAGTCGGGAACGGTAG
- a CDS encoding F0F1 ATP synthase subunit C yields the protein MFETAPQVASLVLQEGSTSPAITGTGMAALAVGLAGLGAGYAERGIGSAAVGAVAEDEDLFVRALILTVLPETILIFALVAMILAA from the coding sequence ATGTTCGAAACCGCACCCCAAGTTGCAAGCCTCGTACTGCAGGAAGGTAGCACCAGCCCGGCCATCACTGGTACCGGGATGGCCGCCCTCGCCGTCGGTCTCGCCGGCCTCGGTGCCGGATACGCCGAGCGTGGGATCGGGTCCGCCGCCGTCGGCGCCGTCGCCGAGGACGAGGATCTCTTCGTTCGGGCCCTGATTCTGACGGTCCTGCCGGAGACGATCCTGATCTTCGCGCTGGTCGCCATGATCCTGGCAGCGTAA
- a CDS encoding cupin domain-containing protein, whose protein sequence is MPGFPTVEAPRSGKRVRYLDVPDDGATGPARFEMWLAPPPESHGPMRHIHPEQDEILEVVSGTLGVWHDGETRTLDAGERAVIPAGDPHRFWNAGDGELHLEGAVTPGLETEVFMYTTYGMARDHAATPSGMPLNPLRLAPVLDRYDDLLYLAHLPIALQKAAIRAVAPLARGVGFRAEYPEYVPEPRREALGLPTVPD, encoded by the coding sequence GTGCCCGGGTTCCCGACCGTCGAGGCGCCACGGAGCGGGAAGCGCGTGCGCTACCTCGACGTCCCCGACGACGGGGCGACCGGCCCCGCACGCTTCGAGATGTGGCTCGCCCCGCCGCCGGAGTCCCACGGCCCGATGCGGCATATCCACCCCGAACAGGACGAGATACTCGAAGTCGTCTCGGGCACGCTCGGCGTCTGGCACGACGGCGAGACACGGACGCTCGACGCGGGCGAACGTGCTGTGATCCCCGCTGGCGACCCCCATCGGTTCTGGAACGCCGGCGACGGCGAACTCCACCTCGAAGGGGCGGTAACGCCGGGGCTGGAGACGGAGGTGTTCATGTACACCACCTACGGTATGGCCCGCGACCACGCCGCGACCCCGTCGGGGATGCCGCTGAACCCGCTCCGACTCGCGCCGGTGCTCGACCGGTACGACGACCTGCTGTACCTCGCACACCTCCCGATAGCGCTCCAGAAGGCGGCGATCCGGGCAGTCGCGCCGCTGGCTCGCGGCGTGGGCTTCCGGGCAGAGTACCCCGAGTACGTGCCGGAACCGCGGCGCGAGGCGCTCGGGCTGCCTACCGTTCCCGACTGA
- a CDS encoding electron transfer flavoprotein subunit alpha/FixB family protein has protein sequence MTDVLFVAEHRRGDLRDVSYEGISAGRGLADALGGELHVAVISGEVEAFAESLNTPEVDTIHTVDAGEEFDHDTYAAATEALHAALDPTALLLPNSVNGLDYAPAVADSLGLPYATDAVDMAYDDGLTVTREMYGSKVETTVDVAGDQYVVSIRGGEWPAADGAGDAEITSFDFDESSVDDGARVQGFEEVGGGDVDISEAEFLVSIGRGIEEEENLDLIRDLCDATGATLSSSRPIVDNGWLPKNRQVGQSGKQVTPKVYLAIGISGAVQHVAGMKGAETIIAINTDPNAPIFDIADYGIVGDLFDVVPALIEEFN, from the coding sequence ATGACGGACGTCCTCTTCGTCGCGGAACACCGCCGCGGCGACCTGCGCGACGTGAGCTACGAGGGGATCAGCGCGGGCCGCGGCCTCGCGGACGCGCTGGGCGGCGAGCTCCACGTCGCCGTGATCTCCGGCGAGGTCGAGGCGTTCGCGGAGTCGCTGAACACCCCTGAGGTCGACACGATCCACACCGTCGACGCCGGCGAGGAGTTCGACCACGACACGTACGCGGCCGCGACCGAGGCGCTCCACGCGGCGCTCGACCCGACCGCGCTGCTGCTCCCGAACTCGGTCAACGGGCTCGACTACGCCCCCGCGGTCGCGGACTCGCTCGGCCTGCCGTACGCGACCGACGCCGTCGACATGGCGTACGACGACGGGCTGACCGTCACCCGCGAGATGTACGGCTCGAAAGTCGAGACCACCGTCGACGTGGCGGGCGACCAGTACGTCGTCAGCATCCGCGGCGGCGAGTGGCCGGCCGCCGACGGCGCCGGCGACGCCGAGATCACGTCCTTCGACTTCGACGAATCCAGCGTCGACGACGGCGCCCGCGTCCAGGGGTTCGAGGAGGTCGGCGGCGGCGACGTCGACATCAGCGAGGCGGAGTTCCTCGTCTCCATCGGCCGGGGGATCGAGGAGGAGGAGAACCTCGACCTGATCCGCGACCTGTGTGACGCCACGGGCGCGACGCTGTCCTCCTCGCGGCCGATCGTCGACAACGGCTGGCTGCCCAAGAACCGACAGGTCGGCCAGTCCGGCAAGCAGGTGACGCCGAAAGTGTACCTCGCGATCGGGATCTCCGGCGCGGTCCAGCACGTCGCGGGGATGAAGGGCGCGGAGACGATCATCGCGATCAACACCGACCCCAACGCGCCGATCTTCGACATCGCGGACTACGGGATCGTCGGCGACCTGTTCGACGTGGTGCCGGCGCTGATCGAGGAGTTCAACTGA